The following DNA comes from Triticum aestivum cultivar Chinese Spring chromosome 3D, IWGSC CS RefSeq v2.1, whole genome shotgun sequence.
ggtacaacccttttttgtgatcctctaacatgcgatcgaacttcagcttctccttttgactttcgcattgcgtccttgcatcgactatgacccggcggagatcatcatcatcgggcactggttcctcttgatcttcagcagcttccccccttgcagcatcattgggcacatcgtctggttcctcttgatcttcagcagcttcccccgttgcagcatcaccgtattcagggggcacatagttgtcatcgtcctcttcttcttcgccgtcttccatcataacccctatttctccgtgcctcgtccaaacattatagtgtggcatgaaacccttgtaaagcaggtgggtgtgaaggattttccggtcagagtaagacttcgtattcccacatatagggcatggacaacacataaaaccattctgcttgtttgcctcagccacttcgagaaaatcatgcacgcccttaatgtactcggaggtgtgtctgtcaccgtacatccattgccggttcatctgcgtgcattatatataattaagtgtgtcaaaaaccattacagaacatcatgaatagataattaagtgaccaaattaatagaagttcatcatcacattagaaccaaagtacatacatagttctcatctaacaacatatatatagctctccagagcatctaattaattaaaccatacattgaaactatgtaaaacatttcaatgcgaaaacaaatgcgatcataatcgcaaccaaggtaacaattgatccaacggcataatgataccaagcctcggtatgaatggcatattttctaatctttctaatcttcaagcgcattgcatccatcttgatcttgtgatcatcgacgacatccgcaacatgcaactccaatatcatcttctcctcctcaattttttttattttttccttcaagtaattgttttcttcttcaactaaatttaacctctcgacaatagggtcggttagaatttccggttcaaccacctcctagataaataaaatctatgtcacgttggtcggtatatttgtcataaacaataaatgaaccaaatagttataaaaagataatatataccacatccgaatcatagacaggacgagggccgacgggggcggataccaaaaccatcgcactatgtaataagaaggaataataaaagtaacaaaattagacaagtaactatctaaagtaagaatttttttcctttcagaaagaagataagaacaagaggctcaccacggtggtgctggcgacgagatcggcgcgggcgatcgacggcggtgaagacggggacgggacgtgacggaccgctaaacctagacaaatctcggggaaaatggagctcggaggtcgagtttcgagaggacaaagattaactagtgtggctcagacatttcatcgaacacctcatgtgcataggaggtgagctagagcacccaaatgccctcccctcgccggccagaaaaaacagagcactctggagtgctctgctgtggcgatggggtatatatagggaactcattggtcccggttggtggcaccaaccgggactaaaggcctttggtcccggttggtgccacgaaccgggaccaatgccccctttagtcccggttggtggcaccaaccgggaccaaaggccttgtgctggaactggcgcggtgcggtgggatgtttagtcccacctcgctagccgagaggcttcgacagtggtttataagcgcagctgcgctgaccacttcgagctcctctcaaatgcaggcttacgggcctattctgtcactatttgcctgtgggcctactgggccttctgcgggcctgaatcctggcccatggatgggtttctagtcgtattcaggccgtggtggcccagtaggtggcataatttttttcctctgtttttttctcttttgctttatttgttttgttttgtttctacttacaacaaaaaacttatttattttatttctaattacttatgtattttactttaattattttatttttatttattttactgctgctatttttatttattttactgctgctatttttacttaatttattaaggtttatttattgtagttactatagtttattttattttattttattaaggtttacgagctgtgggagggacgaggggtggcgacgtgctgtgggacacgatgcaggggccgaggagggaatttagggttaagtttttatacgggaacggttagacgggctttagcgggctttcaccgggcttgtggggttttaccaggtcatcgatgagagtttccaaaaatgtcattagaaatccgtcatggattaacaggtttcttgtagtgatatgtcgagcacaatgagtggtgatcctccggcctcccactcgcacgcagccgccgccaccctcccgctcgctcgccgccgccgtcgtcaccagtcccggccatggcgccgccgctgccgtcgtgcccctgaagacctattcatcttgcctgaaggtgatcctgtgtcagatcctccacttaacccgcgtggaccggctcgtgggtcactgacagtgggtcccttgggcccactggtcaggtttgaccagtcgcccccgcctccttcctcctctggccgaacagaggcggggctccggcgatcaacgccggcgaacggcggctcctcgcggggtcctgagggcggggatggatccgccaggccggggcggtcctcccggtggtcgaggaggtggcggggatggagggagtcgccggcggcgagctccgcggcggacggcagcttcgggaggtttggggctttggcctacggtggttccccgacgcagctgagggtttgggcggctccgcacggtcgaggggaggaggatggtggtgctatacggacgggggggggggctctggttgcgactgaatggaccggagggcggcggcggctgtactggccggagatggggaagaagaccctccctggtcgattgcctgctatgggggtgctaggtggggtggcttgaggtcgcctgagggactggacggactcgggggctccttatataggctgccggagtcggttccaacggcggccgtggataagaacggcgaaccgccgttctctagcctgcaggacgtcgtggcggcgacgggcactagtggacgagctcgcggataagcttggactgctccagaggcgagctggcgagcggctgtggctcgggcggcgccgtccatggcaggggcctgctgtggccggccgtcgtgcccctgaagacctatattcatcttgcctgaaggtgatcctgtgtcagatcctgcacgatacctcatcactacaacacgtcggcggcggtgtatgaggcgtccatggccctggtggcgccttcaagggaggacacatgatcttcaagggaggacaggccatcagatccatccacttggtagcgtctttgttcatccaggtttgacgattcatcttttcattatctagtctctcagggatgtcaaacgtaccctcaacaactaacgtcagcatttattttgttttgtagtgaaccccctcgatgaatgcatgtctgttgccgtggctagagaaaattctacatatccacatcctgataaccaacaagataagtagcagctttgatatggaggtattttccttcactgcgtgctttttctttgtgaatcccactccaagggatcgcccttctctatcccagatatggcggttatggagttgatggctcgtgttttttttctcttttgctttatttgttttgttttgtttctacttacaacaaaaaacttatttattttatttctaattacttatgtattttactttaattattttatttttatttattttactgctgctatttttatttattttactgctgctatttttacttaatttattaaggtttatttattgtagttactatagtttattttattaaggtttatttagttttatttattttattaaggtttatttattttataaatataaaaaaatgaacatagatgcgcttatacagaaaattaaacctaaattcacagtaaattgaaatttactgtgaatttaggtgaaattccctgtataagggcatctattttcactttaagagaagctcaacaaggcatagagggacgggcttataaactggtgtgagcgcccttcggttggcgaggtgggactaaacactggccgcaactaggaccagccctttagtcccggtttgtggtatgaaccgggactaaagggtggtgggccaggagcgtggacctttggtcccggtgTGTCCCACCAAgtgggaccaaaggggccggacgaaccgcgaccaatgcccccacgaggcccggcaggcccctggccgcacgaaccgggacgaatgctcacattagtcccggttcgtgactgaaccggggctaatgtgaaaactgccctatgacctaagccctgttttctactagtggtaggtcGTTAGTAGGTTGTTTACTGTTGGTAtttactgtagatataaataatttaaatttaaatttattTCACCATCAATTTGTTTGTATGTAATTACTATAAATGTACACAATAGATCATCAATTTCCAAATTAATTTAAATCGTTTTAGCCATAAtcatatggatagaaagaaggaaagttagggtattgttagaggatccggttcctGTGCGTAGTGGAAAGTCTCCTAACATGAAAGTTGCTCCTTTTGGCTTGATTTGCACTAATTCTCCTTAGTTTACTTTTATAAATGATTTTTACTGCCAAACAAATGAAAATTGGGTTTCCTTCTCCCTCGAAGGACTAGCGTTAGAAATAACCAAGAAATAACAAAAACCTGATGAAAACAAAGTAAAAAAATCCTTATAAAAAGTCACAAATTCTCGAACCATCAACCAACTCTTCGAAATAGGGCTGGCCGAGTCCGAGCGTTCTGCCTGTGCCTAATCATCGCTGCCAAAACGACATGGCCGAGCACCTATGCCAGACGGTGGAGGCAACCGATCGGTTGCGCCGCAAGCACCAGACGGTGGCTGACCAGGGCTGTCGCGGCCCGTTTGCGCCCTTCCACTGCTGAAAGTACCACAATGACGACGACGACTCCGATGGCGACGGAGGTGCCACCGGCCAACCAGGTCATGCATACAAGGTCAGGTCATCGTCTAGTAACCTCGCTTAGTTTAGTTTTGTTTTTGTCCGGTTCAGTTGAGCTTTGTTAGATTCCATCCTTTTGGTTGTAAAAATTTCGAAATTTTGACACATATCATCCGGTTTGCATGGATTCCGTCCGTTTTTGTCCAATTTCGGTTTGGCGAGCAGTTGATGCAGACAGTCGGATGGTCGGCCTTTCTAGCGGTGTCCGTGGACGTGTTCGTGGATATTTTGTATGTCCGATTTGAGGCATTGCCCTACTTGTGTATACACGTCAAAGACTTGGATTGCCGCCCCTAAAAAAAAGACTTGGATTTCCGCGTTACGACCGCTTGTGTGAATGTGCGGCCCGCGTGGTGCTAGCGGGTGCCCGGGCACCCCCGACCTCTGGCCACTCCCACTCTCCCACTTGGCAATGCTTTCACCCAGAGTGGTACCTTCCGTGGCTATTGCCGGGTACCCGCACCGTCGTTCCGTCCGGCTCTGTCTATATATTGCGCCTGGCCGCTTGGCAAAGCAGAGCCGATTCATCCTTCAGTCGATCCAGTGGCCTCCTGCTCGCGGCTGGCCTATCCCCACCTACCCAACCAGAGCTACACATCCCCCGCTTCCAGCTTGGCACAGTAGAACCGATTCGTCAATCCGTCGATCCAGCGGCAGCAGCACGGCTCCTCGCCCTCCTGCTCGCCTATCCCCGAAGCGAAATAGAGCTGCATCCCCGCCTTCCTCTCCCCCTCAAATCCTACTAGATCCACATAGCACAAGAGCTTGGAGAGATCCCGAATCCAATCCAATCCCCAACGGTTCGATGGAGATCAACTCCCTCCTTGGGAGTCAGACTCGACATCTTCCGAGATGTACGGACCAGATGTTGATATCCATTCTCAGAGAGCACCGTGCGTCGGAGCTCGACCTCTGGCAAGAAATCGATGCCATGAGCGGTAAAATACACGACCAGTACCTCTTGGTCAAGACTGCCACGGAAGCCCTGAAGACGGATCACGGGACTTGGTGGCCGAAAAAATTGGTCTCCATCCCCAACACCTCCCAAGGTAATTCCCCCAACTCCCCTAAATTCGTGGGGACGAAGACGACGATGGAGTTTAAACCCGCGGATGGCAGCAAGCCGGTTGTTGGCATGACACGGTACAACCTACTTACGACTAGGGAAGATGGTGATGGATTGGATTTGGATGTAAGGAGCATGTTTACCTTGGAATTTAATGTTTTTGTTTTGCAATTAGACATGTTTAACTTCTCCTTATCTTCTTCTTTTTAACTGCATGCATATAGGAGGATCTGGCTTTACGTCATGTCTTCCCGCTGGAAGGAAAAGGCAAGGGCACCCGAAACCGGAATGGCAAAAGTAAATCACCGTCTTGATTATCATCTTTCTTGTGTAAACACTATATTACTGTAACAAAAAACATCATCCAATTTACAGGATCACGATCAGGATGTGAAGTGGATCCACACGAACCCATTACCCATGACGGCGTGGAAGAATTGGACCAAATGATGTCCAATTCCAAAAAGTATCCAGTTCTAGACGCGGGCATGGGTAAGTTGTACTTGGTGCAGAGCAACGACAGGCTCTTACTTAGATTCATCATTTTCTTCCTTACAGAGCTGTTACAAGCACATAATTGCTGACATTGCTTCCTTCTTTCATCATCAGATGTTCAGGATCTGCTCTTCGCTGATCAACCGTCAAAACAGTGGCAAAGCTTCACCAAGATACACACCAAAAATCCCAAACTTACGTACGCGGCGTGCAACCACTGCGACACGGTGTTGAAGTTAACAGGTGGTACCAAATGTGGCACCGGCTCCCTCAGGCATCATAATGACTCCTGCCGATGCAAACCCAAGCAGGAGCAGCTGCCCGGCAGCTCTTCATCGACGCCTATTCCGTCCATTGCATTGCAGGCCATCGCGGAACAATTATAGGTAGTGCAGTTCAGATCAGAGGTAGTTTAGATGAGGTAAGATGTAGTGTAGTTGAGACTGAGCTGCCTCAAAGAGGATTGATTGCTCGTCTCGCGGTGTAAATCCTTGTATTCATTTGTGTTTCAATGAGGACAGTGAATACGAAGTGGAGGTGTGGATGTTTGCCATTTAGGATCGCTTTATTCGTTGTTCTCCTTGTTCAAAAGTGACAACACTTGTGAAAACACAATGGGTCCGGGTTTATGTATGTCGGAAAAAAAATCAGGCAACAATATGCTCCCTTTTTTTCTGCTCAAGAGCATTGTATCACTTAAACAAAATTGTTACAGCCATGCATGCTGAGTACACAAACATAGAAAGGATGACCCAGAAGCAATCTGGCTGAGCAATAGAGCAGTGTTTAGCAAATACTGGCTCCTCTACTAACATTACTAAAATGAAAGTAACTAAACACTGCACTAAGCTCTTGCATTTGATGCAAGACGTGCAGAACTGAAAGCTCTGTTTTTCTCTCTGCTGGGATATCCTCCTCATGTGGGCTGTGAGGAGATGACCATTTGAGGCCTTTTAGGCAGCCCAAAGAGGTGCAGAAGCCCACTACCCATTAGGgttatgacctagggtcattttggactttGCACATGAGTGGATGGGGATGCTTTACCCTCCATCCAACAGCCACCATCAAGTGTGACGAAAATCAGTTCATCCtccaagagagaagaagagagaaaaccaagagagtaagggaagaagaggaagattgaagGAAGAAGCAAAGGGAGCTCCTCCTCGAGGTTGTGATGGTCCAGATCCACTACCTTGCCTCCTTCAAGCTTCGGTTCCACCATCTTTGGTGAGGTTGTTCCAATCCCTAGTTCTTGAGCCCCAAATCTTGTTGTGTTCATCCAAGATTCAGAAATCTTGATGTATGAGATTCTCTAGTGCTGTCTAGAGAAGAACTTGTTGTATCCCACATTTGATAATAGTGGAAGAGGATTTGGGTGGCTTCAGCCCATGGTTTTTCCCCTGAAGTTGAGGggttttccacgtaaaaatctgGTGTCTCTTTTGTTGATGCTTGgtgctgtccagaaacttactcctACCATAAGACACTAGGCTGAGGAGTGTCTTGCCTGCTGAGTAACATTTTCTGCCTCCATATATGCTGTTGCATATGTTTCCTTTCGTGCTAAGCAACGATCATTGAATTAGTACATGATGTGGTGCTGAGATTATTTGTTTCCGCTGCAGTTTTCAGTTAACCACAAGTGCATTTGTGTGCTAATTCCCAACAGAGTGGTATTAGAGCCTTGGTTGCTTAGAAGGTTGCAAATCCCAGTTGCTTGATTGTTGCTGGAAGTGCTGCTCACAATGGCTTTGGAAGAAAGCGCTATTACAAGTGGCATGATAAAACTTGATTCTTCCCATTACTCATTATGGAAGCCCGTGATGGAAGACATCCTTTATTGCAAGGATTTGTATGAGCCAATTGTGAAAGACAAGATACCCACAGGTGTCACGGAAGAAGAATGGAGAGTGTTGCACAGAAAGGCAGTAGGTATGATTCGGTTGTACATGAACCACAATATTTTCCACCATGTTGCAAATGACACAAATGCATATGAGATGTGGCAGAAGTTGGAGTCTATGTA
Coding sequences within:
- the LOC123073683 gene encoding uncharacterized protein codes for the protein MEINSLLGSQTRHLPRCTDQMLISILREHRASELDLWQEIDAMSGKIHDQYLLVKTATEALKTDHGTWWPKKLVSIPNTSQGNSPNSPKFVGTKTTMEFKPADGSKPVVGMTRYNLLTTREDGDGLDLDEDLALRHVFPLEGKGKGTRNRNGKRSRSGCEVDPHEPITHDGVEELDQMMSNSKKYPVLDAGMDVQDLLFADQPSKQWQSFTKIHTKNPKLTYAACNHCDTVLKLTGGTKCGTGSLRHHNDSCRCKPKQEQLPGSSSSTPIPSIALQAIAEQL